One genomic window of Bactrocera dorsalis isolate Fly_Bdor chromosome 4, ASM2337382v1, whole genome shotgun sequence includes the following:
- the LOC105229739 gene encoding fibroin heavy chain: protein MKLFLVAFALIASAAADVSHLSREYLPPVQPGHHSGSGSSHYSAVGGSAGFGSSGSSHFGAPSGSVSSSGSFGAIGGSASVGSSSGANAGHSGTVSYSSQQHSHDYGHGQQSQAVHVSYDSAPVAPAPAPEPEQEPEPIAAAPVEADGAVSYGSYDQAEVQQQYEGAAEVEQQQVDAGVSGANDESGAAYGGSLDLSSQDASLQYFDHNSLLTDSYGNNVGAHESHVSLAAAQGPAIRSPQPTSFSPAASHDAVQQYVSAGAGAGASSGVETQYGSNGGYIY, encoded by the exons ATG AAACTCTTCCTCGTCGCATTCGCACTAAttgccagcgcagccgctgatGTCAGCCATTTGAGCCGCGAGTACTTGCCACCTGTGCAACCTGGCCATCATAGCGGTAGTGGCAGTTCTCACTACAGTGCTGTTGGTGGTTCGGCCGGCTTCGGTTCAAGCGGCAGTTCTCACTTCGGTGCTCCTAGTGGTTCCGTCAGCTCAAGCGGAAGTTTCGGTGCTATTGGTGGCAGCGCAAGCGTCGGTTCAAGCTCTGGCGCCAACGCTGGCCACAGCGGTACAGTGTCCTACAGCAGTCAGCAACACAGCCACGATTACGGACATGGACAACAATCGCAAGCAGTGCACGTCAGTTATGACAGCGCACCAGTAGCACCAGCACCAGCACCAGAGCCAGAGCAAGAGCCAGAACCCATAGCAGCCGCACCAGTTGAAGCTGACGGCGCCGTCTCTTATGGCTCATACGATCAGGCTgaagtgcaacaacaatatgaaGGCGCTGCCGAGGTGGAACAGCAACAAGTGGATGCTGGTGTTAGTGGTGCCAATGATGAATCCGGTGCCGCCTATGGTGGTAGCCTCGATTTGAGCAGCCAAGATGCTAGCTTACAATATTTCGACCACAACAGCCTGTTGACCGACAGTTATGGCAACAATGTGGGCGCTCACGAATCGCATGTGAGTTTGGCGGCTGCACAAGGTCCCGCTATCCGCTCGCCACAACCTACATCGTTCTCACCCGCCGCTTCGCATGATGCGGTGCAACAGTATGTGAGTGCTGGTGCTGGTGCCGGCGCTTCGTCTGGCGTGGAGACACAGTATGGCTCCAATGGTGGTTATAtctattaa
- the LOC105229741 gene encoding keratin, type I cytoskeletal 9 isoform X2, with amino-acid sequence MKLFVVATLALVAFASADVSHLSRTYLPPSSYSSGGAAGGSYSSGGAGGSYSSGGAVGPSNEYLPPVQSYSPPAPVYSAPAPAPVYSAPAPAPVYSAPAPAPVYSAPAPAPVYSAPAPAPVYSAPAPAPVYSAPSFSSGGSGGSYSSGGSYSSGGSSGFSGPSNTYLAPAAPSYSSGGSYSSGGSAGISSGISGGSAGGSYSSGGSYSSGGSSGFSGPSNTYLAPAAPSYSSGGSYSSGGSAGISSGISGGSAGGSYSSGGSYSSGGSSGFSGPSNTYLAPAAPSYSSGGSSYSSGGSSFSSGGSSYSGADVGTQYASNGGYVYKKK; translated from the exons ATG AAACTCTTCGTTGTCGCCACTCTTGCCTTGGTCGCCTTCGCTTCGGCTGATGTCAGCCATTTGTCGAGGACGTACTTGCCACCATCTTCTTACTCTTCGGGTGGTGCTGCTGGTGGTTCATACTCATCAGGCGGTGCTGGTG GTTCATACTCCTCAGGCGGTGCTGTTGGTCCATCCAACGAATACTTGCCACCTGTACAAAGCTACTCACCACCTGCTCCAGTCTACTCTGCCCCAGCTCCAGCTCCAGTGTACTCTGCCCCAGCTCCAGCCCCAGTATACTCTGCTCCAGCTCCAGCTCCAGTCTACTCTGCTCCAGCTCCAGCTCCAGTCTACTCTGCCCCAGCTCCAGCTCCAGTCTACTCTGCACCAGCTCCAGCTCCAGTCTACTCTGCTCCATCATTCTCCTCGGGCGGTAGCGGTGGCTCTTACTCCAGCGGCGGTTCGTACTCGAGCGGTGGTTCATCTGGATTCTCTGGCCCATCCAACACTTACTTGGCCCCAGCTGCTCCAAGCTACTCATCAGGCGGTTCTTACTCATCTGGTGGCTCTGCTGGTATTTCTTCTGGTATCTCTGGTGGTTCTGCTGGTGGCTCATACTCTAGCGGCGGCTCATACTCGAGCGGTGGTTCATCTGGATTCTCTGGCCCATCTAACACTTACTTGGCTCCAGCTGCTCCAAGCTACTCATCAGGCGGTTCTTACTCATCTGGTGGCTCTGCTGGTATTTCTTCTGGTATCTCTGGCGGTTCTGCTGGTGGCTCTTACTCCAGCGGCGGCTCATACTCGAGCGGTGGTTCATCTGGATTCTCTGGCCCATCTAACACTTACTTGGCTCCAGCTGCCCCAAGCTACTCATCGGGTGGTTCATCCTACTCGTCGGGCGGTTCATCCTTCTCGTCGGGCGGTTCATCGTACTCTGGTGCCGATGTTGGTACCCAATATGCCTCCAACGGTGGTTATGTCTACAAAAAGAAGTAA
- the LOC105229741 gene encoding keratin, type I cytoskeletal 9 isoform X1 yields the protein MKLFVVATLALVAFASADVSHLSRTYLPPSSYSSGGAAGGSYSSGGAGGSYSSGGAGGSYSSGGAGGSYSSGGAVGPSNEYLPPVQSYSPPAPVYSAPAPAPVYSAPAPAPVYSAPAPAPVYSAPAPAPVYSAPAPAPVYSAPAPAPVYSAPSFSSGGSGGSYSSGGSYSSGGSSGFSGPSNTYLAPAAPSYSSGGSYSSGGSAGISSGISGGSAGGSYSSGGSYSSGGSSGFSGPSNTYLAPAAPSYSSGGSYSSGGSAGISSGISGGSAGGSYSSGGSYSSGGSSGFSGPSNTYLAPAAPSYSSGGSSYSSGGSSFSSGGSSYSGADVGTQYASNGGYVYKKK from the exons ATG AAACTCTTCGTTGTCGCCACTCTTGCCTTGGTCGCCTTCGCTTCGGCTGATGTCAGCCATTTGTCGAGGACGTACTTGCCACCATCTTCTTACTCTTCGGGTGGTGCTGCTGGTGGTTCATACTCATCAGGCGGTGCTGGTGGTTCATACTCTTCAGGCGGTGCTGGAGGTTCATACTCTTCAGGCGGTGCTGGAGGTTCATACTCCTCAGGCGGTGCTGTTGGTCCATCCAACGAATACTTGCCACCTGTACAAAGCTACTCACCACCTGCTCCAGTCTACTCTGCCCCAGCTCCAGCTCCAGTGTACTCTGCCCCAGCTCCAGCCCCAGTATACTCTGCTCCAGCTCCAGCTCCAGTCTACTCTGCTCCAGCTCCAGCTCCAGTCTACTCTGCCCCAGCTCCAGCTCCAGTCTACTCTGCACCAGCTCCAGCTCCAGTCTACTCTGCTCCATCATTCTCCTCGGGCGGTAGCGGTGGCTCTTACTCCAGCGGCGGTTCGTACTCGAGCGGTGGTTCATCTGGATTCTCTGGCCCATCCAACACTTACTTGGCCCCAGCTGCTCCAAGCTACTCATCAGGCGGTTCTTACTCATCTGGTGGCTCTGCTGGTATTTCTTCTGGTATCTCTGGTGGTTCTGCTGGTGGCTCATACTCTAGCGGCGGCTCATACTCGAGCGGTGGTTCATCTGGATTCTCTGGCCCATCTAACACTTACTTGGCTCCAGCTGCTCCAAGCTACTCATCAGGCGGTTCTTACTCATCTGGTGGCTCTGCTGGTATTTCTTCTGGTATCTCTGGCGGTTCTGCTGGTGGCTCTTACTCCAGCGGCGGCTCATACTCGAGCGGTGGTTCATCTGGATTCTCTGGCCCATCTAACACTTACTTGGCTCCAGCTGCCCCAAGCTACTCATCGGGTGGTTCATCCTACTCGTCGGGCGGTTCATCCTTCTCGTCGGGCGGTTCATCGTACTCTGGTGCCGATGTTGGTACCCAATATGCCTCCAACGGTGGTTATGTCTACAAAAAGAAGTAA